The following proteins come from a genomic window of Andrena cerasifolii isolate SP2316 chromosome 6, iyAndCera1_principal, whole genome shotgun sequence:
- the LOC143370435 gene encoding uncharacterized protein LOC143370435: MDLAETMKNIVAKGMQTEMGPPGGGSGYPATPSSAGYVTEKMYMLLQAYLQNKGWNPSIELLQCFSEFKDASMIPSAAYLQMMASRIALDSQGRLVLRENGKIILPYEHFANAVMLKHMNGPHGLHLGLEGTVRAVMESYTIGRECFGMEKEFIIEVVQNCPNHACRYYKNQLELTQKMGHMAPTYIQDNETTASLLRSSFPHNTDFQASLSGANPNTHMGGGSSADLSEMRGAGNQMNLQRPPSRPSLNIPHRPVSQDKKVTTGKQHYESLVPNIPMSDHKLTDFLRTNLDNLDNLNGLGLGNLQGIGNANKDLLALHNGAWPLENEKGSRSASNSEGGQEKIVRAFAEVMKNMARMKACVRPAMCKPYGKQSEALQKTLVDTIQLVQSLRSFLPPPHIPVSSWKNEDKHRLDHTGTPYLPSLKTGGLEELCEQRKLD, encoded by the exons ATGGACCTGGCGGAAACTATGAAGAACATCGTTGCCAAAGGTATGCAAACCGAGATGGGGCCACCAGGAGGAGGTTCCGGTTACCCTGCTACGCCGAGTAGCGCCGGCTATGTTACAGAGAAAATGTATATGTTATTGCAAGCCTATCTCCAGAATAAGGGTTGGAATCCAAGCATCGAACTTCTACAATGTTTTTCAGAATTCAAGGATGCGTCTATGATTCCAAGCGCCGCTTATCTGCA AATGATGGCGTCGAGAATAGCTTTGGACTCCCAAGGGAGGCTAGTTCTTAGAGAGAATGGAAAAATAATATTGCCCTACGAACATTTCGCGAATGCTGTGATGTTAAAGCATATGAACGGCCCGCACGGTTTACATTTGGGCTTAGAGGGCACAGTTAGAGCTGTTATGGAATCGTACACTATCGGGCGAGAATGCTTTGGTAtggaaaaagaatttataatagAGGTGGTACAAAACTGTCCGAATCATGCTTGTCGTTACTATAAAAATCAATTGGAATTAACACAAAAAATGGGACATATGGCACCGACTTATATTCAAGACAATGAAACGACTGCTTCCCTTTTACGTAGTAGCTTTCCTCATAATACAGATTTCCAAGCA AGTTTAAGCGGTGCTAATCCAAATACTCACATGGGAGGAGGATCATCGGCAGATTTGTCAGAAATGAGAGGCGCCGGGAACCAAATGAATCTCCAACGCCCTCCGAGCCGTCCATCGTTAAATATTCCACATCGGCCTGTGTCACAAGACAAAAAAGTAACCACTGGGAAACAACATTACGAATCTTTAGTACCTAATATACCAATGTCCGACCATAAATTAACAGATTTTTTAAGAACAAATTTGGATAATTTGGACAATCTCAATGGACTTGGTTTAGGGAATCTACAAGGAATAGGAAATGCAAATAAGGATTTGTTAGCTTTACATAATGGAGCTTGGCCGCTGGAGAACGAGAAAGGATCGCGGTCGGCTTCTAACTCGGAAG GTGGCCAGGAGAAAATAGTAAGAGCTTTCGCGGAAGTTATGAAGAATATGGCAAGAATGAAAGCTTGCGTACGTCCTGCAATGTGCAAACCATACGGGAAACAATCGGAAGCGCTGCAGAAAA CGCTGGTTGATACGATACAGCTTGTGCAGTCGTTGAGAAGTTTCCTGCCGCCGCCGCATATTCCCGTCTCAAGCTGGAAAAATGAAGATAAACATCGATTAGATCATACGGGTACTCCTTATCTCCCATCATT AAAGACTGGAGGTTTAGAAGAGTTGTGCGAACAACGCAAGCTAGACTAA
- the LOC143370482 gene encoding uncharacterized protein LOC143370482, giving the protein MLTLGMFQLTHPEALSETELREILECSCLDSSTYKNLSRLELIDLYKRVAMPLPPRREHSESSDTRKCNGERNSVNESHKNSGSSNGIRDTKHPERETRTSESSVSLLKSPVNELRHTPKKIRLYNSSNAKQCNGTNKRVSDDKHNEAPLKKRQKITWP; this is encoded by the exons ATGTTAACGCTAGGAATGTTTCAATTAACTCACCCCGAGGCACTGTCGGAAACTGAGCTTCGAGAAATCTTAGAGTGT AGTTGCCTCGACTCcagtacttataaaaatttatctcgATTAGAATTAATAGACCTTTATAAACGGGTTGCAATGCCATTGCCTCCAAGACGCGAACACTCTGAAAGCTCAGATACGAGGAAATGTAACGGAGAAAGAAATTCCGTTAACGAGTCGCACAAAAATTCTGGTTCTTC GAATGGCATAAGAGATACGAAACATCCTGAGCGTGAAACAAGGACATCTGAGTCCTCTGTGAGTTTACTAAAGTCACCTGTAAACGAACTTAGACATACACCTAAAAAAATACGTTTGTACAACTCAAGTAATGCGAAACAGTGCAATGGTACTAACAAGCGTGTTAGCGATGATAAGCACAAT